The region TcagtaggtggcagtgttgTTATATGCATGGATGGAGCGATGGTTTGGACTCTGCTTAAGGTGGACTTACACTTAACTTTTGATTCTGCGGTAAAGTCATGGCCGAAGATGCACAATAGCTAATCTAAACTGGGAAGAAACCGGAGCACTTGGAGTAAACCGTAACGTCAACTATGGGACATCAGTGCTAACCACTAAGACTGAAGGGAAAAAGAGAAAGCAGGctattccttttcttttctctcttttttaaaataataaacaataatatgaTGGCTAATCTAAACTGGGAAAAACCCGAGCACCCGGAGTAAACCCTCAGTAAACTGTGGGACATCAGTGTTAACCACTGAGGCTGAAGGTATATTAAGAAATCAGGCAattacttttctctcttttaaaaaaaaaataattaagcaaTCACACAATAGCTAACACAAACTGGGAAGAAACCGGATCACCTGGAGTAAACCGGAGCACCCGGAGTAAACCGTAACGTAAACTGTGGGACATCAGTCCTAACCACTAAAACTGAAGGGAAAGAGAAATCAGGctattcctttccttttcttttttttttttaaattaagctaAATGGCTAATCTAAACTTGGAAAAACCCGAGCACCCGGAGTAAACCGTAACGTAAACTGTGGGACATCAGTCCTAACCACTAAAACTGAAGGGAAAGAGAAATCAGGctattcctttccttttcttttttttttttaaattaagctaAATGGCTAATCTAAACTTGGAAAAACCCGAGCACCCGGAGTAAACCGTAACGTAAACTGTGGGACATCAGTCCTAACCACTAAAACTGAAGGGAAAGAGAAATCAGGctattcctttcctttttttttttaaattaagctaAATGGCTAATCTAAACTTGGAAAAACCCGAGCACCCGGAGTAAACCGTAACGTAACCTGTGGGACATCAGTCCTAACCACTAAAACTGAAGGGAAAGAGAAATCAGGctattcctttcctttttttttttaaattaagctaAATGGCTAATCTAAACTGGTTCCATCCCGATGCCTCGTCCTCGCGGCTCTGCTCCGAGCGGCTCCGCTCCTTCAGCCTCATCTCTCACTGACGAGCCTCCAGGATCTTCTCTCGCTTCGTCTCACGCTCAAACATAGCAGCCAGCAGACTCTTCTCGTTCTTCTGCAGCGAGGACAGTCCTGAGCAGAGCTCCAGCAGCGTGGTGCCGCCCTGCTGGGACCCGACCGCCACCAACCGCCCGTTGTCCTGGAGACGGAGGCTGTACAGGGCGTCGTCACACACCTTGACACTCAGCGTGGGGTCGTTCTGTTTGAACAGGATGTCCCAGACGTCCAACACGCCGTCCATTTTAACGGTGAAGAAGACGGAGGGACGGACAGGACTCCAGCAGGCGTCCATCAGGTAGGACATCTGGTACCTGGTCCACATGATGGAGGACTCCTTGATGTCCTCGGACCAGATGCGAGCCGTCCGGTCCCCCACGGTGAGGAAGTTCTTAGGGAAGAACGGGTTCCTCTGCAGGCCGTAGACCGGTCCATGGTGTCCCTCGTAGAGACACACCAGCTTCTCCGCCGGCGTCTTCGCCTTCCGGTTACAGGACACCACCACGCCCTGCTCCGTCCCCACCATGAACTTAGTGGGCATGGTGGACTCAAACTCCAGAGAGACGGCTCCTAGAGCTCGGTCCAGGTTTCCTTCCCGGTTCGGGTCCAGAACCAGACGCTCTGTGGGCTCAGACAACCGGCGGACGTCCCACCACAGGACCTGTCCGTCCGTGGAGGCAGAGAACGTGTCCGTCCCGGTCTTGGACTGCAGCCAGATGGTCTTGTAGACGGGGTCTCTGTGACTCTGCTCCACGGAGGACGTCTCCACCGGCTGGCTGCCTCTTCGGGTGTCCCAGTACGCGATCTGTCCGTTGTAGCTGCCCCCCACCAGGGTGTGGGGGTCTTTGGGGTTGTAGTCCAGACAGACCAGGGGGGACGCCGGCTTCAGGGACATCTCCGGTCGGTTCGGGTTCTCGATGTCCCAGATGTAGGAGTCCAGGCTGGTGTCTCTTGACGTCCTCTGGAACTGGAGGCAGCAGTAGGCAGCAGCTAGCTTCCTGCCGCCGTCAGGATGCCAGGACAGACCGGAGACGGTCCGCTTCACGTCGTTGGGGTCTCTGTACACGTTGATGGTCTTGGCGGACGGCGGCTCCTggttctcctccacctcctcctcgtcctcaaAGTACTCCTGGTAGATGTCCACAGCGTTGTTCTGCCTGATGCAGTGCTCCATCACACTGCCCAGCTGCAGGATGCTGTTGATGTAGCTCTCGTCCTTCTCCACCTTCTTCCTGAACCTGATGGTCTGTTCCATCTCCTGAGGGTTCACGTCCTTGGGCCACCCCCCCTCCACATGGTTGATCCCACAGCTGTCCGTCTCAAAGCGCTccgtgttcacctggtgctccgcCATGTCCTGGCCGGCCTGCACGCTCTGATCTCGGGGTGTCTTGTGGATGAAGTGCGGGGCCAGGCTCGGCTCCGGAGGAATGTCCAGCAGCAGCTCGGCGGGCCGGTCAGAGAAGTGACACTGGCGGCCGAACTCACCGCGGAGCTTCGTGTAGACATGGACGATCTCCATCAGGCTCAAACACCGGGACACACCGGCAGAATAACGGGCACAAACCGGCGGAATAACGGGTCAAATACCGGCAGATTAATGGGTCAAACACCGGCAGACTAAAGGGTAAAACCCGGCTGATTAACGGATCTAACACCGGCTGAATAACGGATCTAACACCGGCAGATTAACGGGTCAAACACCGGCTGATTAACGGGTAAAAACCGGCTGATTAACAGATAAAATTAACGGGTGGTAAACTTTCTGAGTTTGCTGTATCCTCATCTGGCTACATATATAAGATTCCAGATCAAGCAGCGATGATGTCAGCGTGACATCATCATGTCTTGCTTTGATTTGGGCTCTTTCATCTTGGTtctatgacatcatcacatgacatcatcatgtcTTGCTTTGATCTTGGTtctatgacatcatcatcacatggcacatgacatcatcacattccgtcccttatttgttttgttattttttaattatttaaataatttgtatttatttaattttatttaattttcctgGTCCTCCCTGTTTCCACAGCCAGCCTGAGTGAACACAGGCTGGCTGTGGAAACAGGGAGGACCAGGAAGAGCTGCTCCCTGCAGAGCAGAGGCTGGGCTGCCACTGCAGCCTCAGTCAGCCTGAGACAGAGCTACACTTCCACaccaaatgtcaaaaatatgaactaattagagaaacatatttccaaaaatttgaattcgtcaaaaaggttttttaaaatggtcagatgaggaaaaactgccgttcctcctcggggaagagtcacagagctctagattagattagcagcagtctatgtttctgcctgtcacacactgagggacagccagtgacacacagctgttggttgttttgtttttatttttcttctttttttgctgggacagttagattgtataaattgtATAAAATTAGCTTCAACATCTGACAACAACTAAAGTTAGCTTCAACTTCTGACAACAACTAAAGTTAGCTTCAACATGTATGGACtccaatattaataataatacactaacTAATGTTACTGATTTACACATATTACATAGAGAGCAGAGGGGCTCCTGAGATCTGGACAGGCTGGTAGTGGTTTTAGATCTCCCACCTGAACCACAGAACAGCGTCatccatagactcctatgagcagTTTGTGGTAAAGAGCACAGCGTTCTAAAGATAGCACGATTATACAAACATGTAATTATACGAACACACTGTT is a window of Centropristis striata isolate RG_2023a ecotype Rhode Island chromosome 24, C.striata_1.0, whole genome shotgun sequence DNA encoding:
- the LOC131962689 gene encoding dynein axonemal intermediate chain 2-like, giving the protein MEIVHVYTKLRGEFGRQCHFSDRPAELLLDIPPEPSLAPHFIHKTPRDQSVQAGQDMAEHQVNTERFETDSCGINHVEGGWPKDVNPQEMEQTIRFRKKVEKDESYINSILQLGSVMEHCIRQNNAVDIYQEYFEDEEEVEENQEPPSAKTINVYRDPNDVKRTVSGLSWHPDGGRKLAAAYCCLQFQRTSRDTSLDSYIWDIENPNRPEMSLKPASPLVCLDYNPKDPHTLVGGSYNGQIAYWDTRRGSQPVETSSVEQSHRDPVYKTIWLQSKTGTDTFSASTDGQVLWWDVRRLSEPTERLVLDPNREGNLDRALGAVSLEFESTMPTKFMVGTEQGVVVSCNRKAKTPAEKLVCLYEGHHGPVYGLQRNPFFPKNFLTVGDRTARIWSEDIKESSIMWTRYQMSYLMDACWSPVRPSVFFTVKMDGVLDVWDILFKQNDPTLSVKVCDDALYSLRLQDNGRLVAVGSQQGGTTLLELCSGLSSLQKNEKSLLAAMFERETKREKILEARQ